One stretch of Streptomyces sp. NBC_00443 DNA includes these proteins:
- a CDS encoding MupA/Atu3671 family FMN-dependent luciferase-like monooxygenase has translation MDLSVMFFGADTPADAPADGPAGGAPRHSEAYDDILTVARTADRLGFHAIWTPERHFQQVGQVFPSPPVLSAALAVATERINIRAGSVILPLHHPLRIAEDWAVVDNLSHGRIGLSAATGWHSTDFVLAPDNYEGRREQTLRDIPLLRRLWAGEAAEFTDGTGTSVAVLPQPRPVQETLPLWLTSSGNPATWEAAGSLRTGVLGATVGQSRDELAEKIARYRAACAAAPDQGGTDAHGRVTLMAHTFVGADDEEAQRLAAVPLKRYLQSYVRQTTANRTADKATAELTEEQTALLAEFAFHRYLTWGSLLGSAGTCRKMLADLRELGCDEVACFVDFGLGRDEVLAGLHRLAELREDVA, from the coding sequence ATGGACCTGAGCGTGATGTTCTTCGGGGCCGACACACCCGCCGACGCTCCCGCCGACGGCCCGGCCGGCGGCGCGCCGCGGCACAGTGAGGCCTACGACGACATCCTCACGGTCGCCCGCACCGCGGACCGGCTCGGCTTCCACGCGATCTGGACGCCCGAGCGGCACTTCCAGCAGGTGGGCCAGGTCTTTCCCAGTCCGCCGGTGCTCAGCGCGGCGCTCGCGGTGGCCACCGAGCGGATCAACATCCGGGCGGGCAGCGTGATCCTGCCGCTGCACCATCCGCTGCGGATCGCGGAGGACTGGGCCGTCGTCGACAACCTCTCGCACGGCCGGATCGGGCTGTCCGCGGCCACGGGCTGGCACTCGACCGACTTCGTGCTGGCCCCGGACAACTACGAAGGCCGGCGCGAGCAGACCCTCCGGGACATCCCGCTGCTGCGGCGGCTGTGGGCGGGCGAGGCTGCCGAGTTCACCGACGGCACCGGCACGTCGGTCGCCGTCCTGCCGCAGCCCCGCCCCGTGCAGGAGACCTTGCCCCTGTGGCTGACCAGCTCCGGCAACCCCGCGACCTGGGAAGCCGCAGGAAGCCTGCGCACCGGGGTGCTCGGGGCGACCGTCGGGCAGAGCCGGGACGAGCTGGCCGAGAAGATCGCCCGCTATCGCGCGGCCTGCGCCGCCGCCCCCGACCAGGGCGGCACCGACGCGCACGGCCGGGTGACGCTGATGGCGCACACGTTCGTCGGCGCGGACGACGAGGAGGCGCAGCGGCTGGCCGCCGTACCGCTGAAGCGGTATCTCCAGTCGTACGTCCGGCAGACGACCGCCAACCGCACGGCCGACAAGGCGACGGCGGAGCTCACCGAGGAACAGACGGCGCTGCTCGCCGAGTTCGCCTTCCACCGCTACCTGACCTGGGGCAGCCTGCTCGGCTCCGCCGGGACCTGCCGGAAGATGCTCGCCGATCTGCGCGAGCTGGGCTGCGACGAGGTCGCCTGCTTCGTGGACTTCGGCCTCGGCCGCGACGAGGTGCTGGCCGGGCTGCACCGGCTGGCCGAACTCCGGGAGGACGTGGCGTGA
- a CDS encoding MbtH family protein gives MTTNPFEDENATYLVLTNAEGQFSLWPDGITVPDGWDVALTASSRADCLAFVEDRWTDICPTRTASDA, from the coding sequence ATGACCACCAATCCGTTCGAGGACGAGAACGCCACCTACCTCGTACTCACCAACGCCGAGGGGCAGTTCTCGCTCTGGCCCGACGGGATCACCGTGCCGGACGGGTGGGACGTGGCTCTGACCGCGAGCAGCCGCGCGGACTGCCTCGCCTTCGTCGAGGACCGCTGGACGGACATATGTCCCACCCGCACGGCCTCCGATGCCTGA
- a CDS encoding amino acid adenylation domain-containing protein: protein MPETEATGALHGVHELFEERARRTPTATALVSGDERLSYGELDARADRLAGLLRRHGVRPGALVGVYLERSAEMVVALLGTLKAGAGYAMLDPDFPAERLRGMAADAGVAVVVSRRGSQQPLSTVESVAVEDAEQAEPLRRGTVEVRPQDPACVMFTSGSTGRPKGIVASHAAVTGTLTGQDFASFGPGAVWLQCSPVSWDAFAMELWGPLLNGGLCVLHPGQRPDPVVTAGLVERHAVTSLYLSASLFHVIVDEYPRALAGVRELIVGGEPLSPAHAARALERHPALRLSNGYGPVEGMVFLTVHPVTAEEVRDGSPVPIGRPLAGKRLRVLDERLRPVADGGTGELYAAGAGVALGYRGRSELTAERFVADPYGPAGGRMYRTGDLVRRRADGVLEYLGRADAQVKIRGFRVEPGEVETVLAGHPGVVRAAVVARPDATGDMRLIAYVVPREGHRQQLSAEELRDHATRVLADYLVPAAFVLLDALPLTPNGKLDRAALPEPGPITGSLASASARQPSGPVEEALCGLFSEVLGVASVGPEDDFFALGGNSLMVARLLGRMQLTLGAQVGVRTLFECRTPTGLVPYVEKAGEEEAGRGEEPAVAPEGQALPLSYAQRRLWFLDQADAGEAYTLPVLVRLRGKVDPEALRAALGDVAARQTALRTVFEERDGAPWQRVRAGAEALPRLRQVDVTSGELDKSVTEAARHRFDLAAELPLHAVLFGIQDRPGEHALLLVLHHIAGDGWSLPPLFRDLSRAYAARVSGSVPELAPLPVPYAVFARRQQGRLGSADDPGSLASTQLTFWRKALAGLPTGGPLLPRRPGRPAVPGREAAVVVRRLDADVHARIVEGARAEGATLFMALHAALAAVLMRAGAGEDLAVGSPVAGRGHDGTVDDVVGFFVNMLVLRNDAAGDPTARQLLARTRETALDAFAHQDVPFEEIVGALNPVRPPGRQPFTEVVLALQNNARAEVDLPGAESGVEPLRTGTARFELLVDVTDDHGPSGAPDGMTLVFEYRTSCLEREFVEWLADAVVEALRAGAAEPDVPLSRLGLPEPPRRADAERDAVLAPAPTAGAPTESALHREIAAVWSDVLGVERIGPHDDFFRLGGNSLRAVRVAARLTGAGRTVTVGQLFTSPTVAALAAELERAPAEAPAAPAPIPRRPRVPRQPGRGSRTDVPGTGRTDDPSQKEVPWT from the coding sequence ATGCCTGAGACGGAGGCAACGGGGGCGTTGCACGGCGTGCATGAACTCTTCGAGGAACGGGCCCGGCGGACACCGACGGCGACCGCGCTGGTGTCCGGCGACGAGCGGCTGAGCTACGGCGAACTCGACGCGCGGGCCGACCGGTTGGCAGGGCTGCTGCGGCGGCACGGCGTACGGCCGGGTGCCCTGGTGGGCGTATATCTGGAGCGGTCCGCCGAGATGGTGGTGGCACTGCTCGGCACGCTCAAGGCCGGTGCCGGATACGCGATGCTCGACCCGGACTTCCCGGCGGAACGGCTGCGCGGCATGGCGGCCGACGCGGGCGTCGCTGTGGTCGTGTCCCGGCGCGGTTCCCAACAGCCCTTGTCCACGGTCGAGTCGGTGGCCGTGGAGGACGCCGAACAGGCCGAGCCGCTCCGGCGCGGCACCGTGGAGGTACGGCCGCAGGACCCGGCCTGCGTGATGTTCACCTCCGGCTCCACCGGCCGTCCGAAGGGCATCGTCGCCTCCCACGCCGCGGTCACCGGGACGCTGACCGGGCAGGACTTCGCGTCGTTCGGGCCCGGCGCGGTGTGGCTGCAGTGTTCCCCCGTGTCCTGGGACGCGTTCGCGATGGAGCTGTGGGGTCCGCTGCTGAACGGCGGCCTGTGCGTGCTCCACCCGGGGCAGCGCCCCGACCCGGTGGTGACGGCCGGCCTGGTCGAGAGGCACGCCGTCACCTCCCTGTACCTGTCCGCCTCCCTCTTCCACGTGATCGTCGACGAGTACCCGCGGGCCCTCGCCGGCGTACGCGAACTGATCGTCGGAGGCGAGCCGTTGTCGCCCGCGCACGCGGCCCGCGCCCTGGAGCGCCACCCCGCGCTGCGGCTGAGCAACGGCTACGGCCCGGTCGAGGGCATGGTTTTCCTGACCGTCCATCCGGTCACCGCCGAGGAGGTACGGGACGGCAGCCCGGTGCCGATCGGCCGCCCGCTGGCCGGCAAACGGCTCCGGGTGCTCGACGAGCGGCTGCGGCCCGTCGCGGACGGTGGGACGGGCGAGCTGTACGCCGCCGGGGCGGGCGTCGCCCTCGGCTACCGCGGCCGTTCCGAACTGACCGCCGAGCGGTTCGTGGCCGACCCGTACGGGCCCGCCGGTGGCCGGATGTACCGCACCGGTGACCTGGTGCGGCGCCGGGCGGACGGGGTGCTGGAGTACCTGGGGCGGGCCGACGCGCAGGTGAAGATCCGCGGGTTCCGGGTGGAGCCCGGCGAGGTGGAGACGGTGCTGGCCGGCCATCCGGGCGTCGTCCGGGCCGCCGTGGTCGCCCGTCCCGACGCCACGGGTGACATGCGGCTGATCGCGTACGTCGTCCCGCGTGAAGGACATCGGCAACAGCTGTCGGCAGAGGAACTGCGGGACCACGCGACGCGCGTGCTGGCCGACTATCTGGTCCCGGCCGCTTTCGTGCTCCTCGACGCCCTGCCCCTGACCCCCAACGGCAAGCTGGACCGCGCCGCCCTGCCGGAGCCCGGCCCGATCACCGGATCCCTCGCGTCGGCGTCGGCACGACAGCCGTCCGGCCCGGTCGAGGAAGCGCTGTGCGGGCTGTTCTCCGAGGTGCTGGGGGTGGCGTCGGTCGGCCCCGAGGACGACTTCTTCGCGCTCGGCGGCAACTCGTTGATGGTGGCGCGGCTGCTGGGGCGGATGCAGCTGACGCTGGGCGCCCAGGTCGGCGTACGGACGCTGTTCGAGTGCCGGACGCCGACGGGGCTGGTGCCGTATGTGGAGAAGGCCGGCGAGGAGGAGGCAGGCAGGGGCGAGGAGCCCGCGGTTGCCCCGGAGGGGCAGGCGCTGCCCCTGTCGTACGCCCAGCGCCGCCTGTGGTTCCTCGACCAGGCCGACGCGGGTGAGGCCTACACGCTTCCGGTACTGGTGCGGCTGCGGGGCAAGGTCGACCCGGAGGCTCTTCGAGCCGCCCTCGGGGATGTGGCCGCCCGGCAGACGGCGCTGCGTACGGTCTTCGAGGAGCGCGACGGTGCGCCGTGGCAGCGGGTACGGGCCGGTGCCGAAGCCCTGCCTCGGCTCCGGCAGGTCGATGTGACATCCGGCGAGTTGGACAAGTCCGTCACCGAGGCCGCCCGGCACCGCTTCGACCTCGCCGCCGAACTGCCCCTGCACGCCGTGCTGTTCGGGATTCAGGACCGGCCGGGCGAGCACGCGCTGCTGCTGGTGCTGCACCACATCGCGGGTGACGGCTGGTCGCTGCCGCCGCTCTTCCGGGACCTGTCGCGCGCCTACGCCGCCCGGGTCTCCGGGTCCGTGCCGGAGCTCGCTCCGCTACCGGTGCCGTACGCCGTCTTCGCCCGCCGTCAGCAGGGGCGGCTGGGCTCGGCGGACGATCCGGGATCCCTCGCCTCGACTCAACTCACCTTCTGGCGCAAGGCCTTGGCCGGACTTCCGACCGGTGGCCCCCTGCTCCCGCGGCGCCCTGGAAGGCCCGCCGTGCCGGGTCGGGAAGCCGCCGTCGTCGTACGGCGGCTGGACGCGGACGTGCACGCGCGGATCGTGGAGGGGGCCCGGGCGGAGGGCGCCACGCTGTTCATGGCGTTGCATGCCGCGCTCGCCGCCGTGCTGATGCGTGCGGGGGCCGGCGAGGATCTGGCGGTCGGCTCGCCGGTCGCCGGGCGGGGCCACGACGGCACGGTCGATGACGTGGTCGGGTTCTTCGTCAACATGCTGGTGCTGCGCAACGACGCCGCCGGCGACCCCACGGCCCGGCAACTGCTCGCGCGTACCCGGGAGACGGCGCTGGACGCCTTCGCCCACCAGGACGTGCCGTTCGAGGAGATCGTGGGAGCGCTCAACCCCGTACGGCCCCCGGGGCGGCAGCCCTTCACGGAGGTCGTGCTGGCGTTGCAGAACAACGCCCGGGCCGAGGTGGACCTGCCCGGCGCCGAGTCCGGCGTGGAACCGCTGCGCACCGGCACCGCTCGGTTCGAGCTGCTGGTCGACGTCACCGACGACCACGGTCCGTCGGGCGCGCCGGACGGCATGACGCTGGTCTTCGAGTACCGGACCTCGTGTCTGGAGCGGGAGTTCGTCGAGTGGCTGGCGGACGCGGTCGTCGAGGCGCTGCGCGCGGGGGCCGCCGAGCCGGACGTACCGCTGTCCCGGCTCGGGCTGCCGGAGCCTCCCCGGCGGGCGGACGCGGAGCGGGACGCGGTCCTCGCCCCCGCACCGACTGCAGGCGCCCCGACGGAATCCGCCCTGCACCGGGAGATCGCCGCCGTCTGGTCCGACGTCCTCGGAGTCGAGCGCATCGGTCCGCATGACGACTTCTTCCGCCTCGGCGGCAACTCCCTGCGTGCGGTCCGGGTCGCGGCCCGCCTCACGGGCGCCGGGCGCACGGTGACGGTCGGCCAGCTGTTCACCTCGCCCACAGTCGCCGCCCTCGCCGCCGAGCTGGAGCGGGCACCGGCCGAGGCACCCGCCGCCCCGGCGCCCATCCCGCGCCGACCGCGCGTTCCCCGGCAGCCGGGCCGCGGCAGCCGTACCGACGTCCCCGGTACAGGCCGTACCGACGACCCGAGTCAGAAGGAGGTGCCATGGACCTGA
- a CDS encoding MFS transporter encodes MCPPPPGTAEPLAGAFVDRVKRRTALQVADGGGLLIVALLGVLHFTGGLHTWEVYAAVMLLGSAAAFQFPALGASVPLLVDKAQLQRANSLLASAKSTADVGGPALGGLLVAFSGLGFILVADLVSFALALVAIRVVRMRGDTGPASKPAGGPRKKLTAEAMEGMRFLFRYPSLRDLMLAFCVVNLVMVFGFAAVQPMVLARSGGETAALASVNTAIGVGGVAGGLLMAAWSGPKNRARGMLLGIIGMCLSAQVAMALVGGVVGWCAAILVGAALMPMINGVMQAIVQTKVPQEWHGRVFGAVIFLSQISVPLATAVSGPLADEVFEPQAAEGTGIFVVLGPLVGDGPGSGMAAMLLIAGLCGIAVGVLSMTRRTVREIDTLLPDVTDDSPGTADIDTTDVDTTGVGTTDIDATHSSGRPGDPEGPENPDHPDHPDHPGDKTLVEG; translated from the coding sequence GTGTGCCCTCCTCCCCCAGGTACTGCTGAGCCCCTCGCCGGGGCCTTCGTCGACCGGGTCAAGCGACGTACGGCGCTGCAGGTCGCGGACGGCGGCGGGCTGTTGATCGTGGCGCTGCTCGGCGTCCTGCACTTCACCGGCGGGCTGCACACCTGGGAGGTCTACGCGGCCGTCATGCTGCTCGGCTCGGCCGCCGCGTTCCAGTTCCCGGCGCTGGGCGCCTCGGTGCCGCTGCTCGTGGACAAGGCCCAGCTCCAGCGGGCCAACAGTCTGCTGGCCAGCGCCAAGAGCACGGCGGACGTCGGCGGTCCCGCTCTGGGCGGGCTGCTGGTGGCGTTCTCCGGGCTCGGTTTCATCCTCGTCGCCGACCTGGTGAGCTTCGCTCTCGCGCTGGTGGCCATCCGGGTCGTACGGATGCGAGGGGACACCGGTCCCGCGAGCAAACCGGCGGGCGGGCCGCGCAAGAAGCTCACCGCGGAGGCCATGGAGGGGATGCGGTTCCTCTTCCGGTATCCGAGCCTGCGCGATCTGATGCTGGCCTTCTGCGTGGTCAACCTGGTCATGGTCTTCGGCTTCGCCGCCGTACAGCCCATGGTTCTGGCCCGGTCCGGCGGTGAGACCGCGGCGTTGGCGAGCGTCAACACCGCGATCGGCGTCGGCGGGGTCGCGGGCGGGCTGCTGATGGCGGCGTGGAGCGGGCCGAAGAACCGGGCCCGGGGCATGCTGCTCGGGATCATCGGGATGTGCCTGTCCGCCCAGGTGGCGATGGCACTTGTGGGGGGCGTGGTCGGCTGGTGCGCGGCCATTCTCGTGGGCGCGGCGCTGATGCCGATGATCAACGGCGTGATGCAGGCGATCGTGCAGACCAAGGTCCCCCAGGAGTGGCACGGCCGGGTCTTCGGTGCCGTGATCTTCCTGTCGCAGATCTCCGTCCCGCTGGCGACCGCCGTCTCCGGTCCGCTCGCCGACGAGGTCTTCGAACCGCAGGCCGCGGAAGGCACCGGAATCTTCGTGGTGCTGGGACCGCTCGTGGGCGACGGGCCGGGCAGCGGCATGGCCGCGATGCTGCTCATCGCCGGCCTGTGCGGCATCGCCGTCGGGGTGCTGAGCATGACGCGGCGCACGGTGCGGGAGATCGACACGCTGCTGCCCGATGTCACCGACGACTCCCCCGGCACCGCAGACATCGACACCACCGATGTCGACACCACCGGCGTCGGCACCACCGACATCGATGCCACCCACAGCTCCGGACGCCCCGGCGACCCCGAGGGCCCGGAGAACCCCGACCACCCCGACCACCCCGACCACCCCGGGGACAAAACACTCGTGGAGGGCTGA
- a CDS encoding SAM-dependent methyltransferase has translation MEPGKQLSTSIDATIPTAARMYDYYLGGKDNYASDRAACEELDKVVPSTRALALNNRRFLQRVVRALAEDHGIRQFLDHGSGLPTQNNVHQVAQSIDPSSRVVYVDNDPMVLVHGRALLDQNDNTAVIHADMRETDAIFSHPDTERLIDFSQPVAVLFNSVFHCIPDSDTDGPLAVARRVREHLAPGSFMLMCQLVSEDPKVREFVTDFMDQATQGHWGRVRQEKDVAEYFEGLEILDPGLVEVSTWRPDTEVAPRQLTQEWIEFGGVGRLP, from the coding sequence ATGGAGCCTGGAAAGCAGCTGTCCACGTCGATCGATGCCACGATTCCGACGGCCGCGCGCATGTACGACTACTACCTCGGCGGCAAGGACAACTACGCCTCCGACCGAGCCGCCTGCGAGGAGCTGGACAAGGTCGTCCCCAGCACCCGCGCTCTCGCCCTGAACAATCGCCGCTTCCTGCAGCGCGTGGTCAGGGCGCTCGCCGAGGACCACGGCATCCGGCAGTTCCTCGACCACGGCTCAGGCCTGCCCACCCAGAACAACGTCCACCAGGTCGCGCAGTCCATCGACCCGTCCTCGCGCGTGGTCTATGTCGACAACGACCCGATGGTCCTGGTCCACGGCCGCGCCCTGCTGGACCAGAACGACAACACGGCCGTCATTCACGCCGACATGCGTGAGACCGACGCGATCTTCTCCCACCCCGACACCGAGCGCCTGATCGACTTCTCGCAGCCGGTGGCGGTGCTGTTCAACTCGGTCTTCCACTGCATCCCCGACAGCGACACCGACGGCCCCCTCGCCGTGGCCCGACGGGTGCGCGAGCACCTCGCACCCGGCAGCTTCATGCTCATGTGCCAGCTGGTCAGCGAGGACCCCAAGGTCCGTGAGTTCGTCACCGACTTCATGGACCAGGCGACCCAGGGGCACTGGGGCCGGGTACGCCAGGAGAAGGACGTCGCGGAGTACTTCGAGGGTCTGGAGATCCTCGACCCCGGCCTCGTGGAGGTCTCCACCTGGCGCCCCGACACCGAGGTGGCGCCGCGCCAACTCACCCAGGAGTGGATCGAGTTCGGCGGCGTGGGTCGACTGCCATAA